The following nucleotide sequence is from Brienomyrus brachyistius isolate T26 chromosome 25, BBRACH_0.4, whole genome shotgun sequence.
ACAAAGATACTTTAGTAAATACAAGCCCTTTATTTTCTCACGTGAGAGAGACATAGAATACACAAATAATACTTATTTGTCGTTGCAATGTACTACGCCATTGTCCGCCCTCGGGGACCCCTCCCAGCTCGGGGCCCCGGGCAGGCCCGGTTCTAGACTGCATTCAATGGGGGGGCAGTAAGAGATGTTGGTGGGTCGCCAACATCTAGTGTTATACTTGTATGTTTCAGCTATAAAGTGGtctgttttatgtttttgttttttaacaaaGCTGAAGTAAACCGTAgttataattaatatttttaaaccCAATGATGcataatctttatttattttcctttttaagagttttttttcccattttcattttcaatgaCTCATTGATCATATCTAATTATATGTTTTCTATTGTAGGATCAATCTTCTGTTTCTTTGTGCAAAGACCCTAACAAATTCATCCATATCTAGTTATGGCTTTTCTCATGAGCCAGAATCCCCAAGCTTTTCTTTCTCTCATGTAACATCGTGCATCGGAAGGGTGTTGGGACACGTGACAAAGTGGAGAGAGAACTCTCACGTGTGGCAGATGAAACTCCAATCCCAATAGCAGCTACATAGAGATGATGGAGCCGAGAAGAAGCTTCCTTAAACTCTTGGAGGTGTCTGCAAATGGTGGAGAGGTCTGCAACAGCTGAGGTGAACTTCTTTTCGAACATGACTTGATTGAGGGAGAAGGCAATTCACTGCCATCATCAGATCAAGATGCCTCTGGAGAACCTGGTCTCCATCTCTACGATGTTTCTGTCCAAAATGTTGAGAAGATCCCGACTAGGACTCAGAGGTTTCGGTGTGACCTACAGTGTATAAAACGACACTTTGCAAGCTGTGAACTCATTAGTCTTTTTCATTTAGTTGCAGGAACGGGGGTGTCTATCCCAAAATTAGTCAGTGAGTCATCATCTCTCATCTTCCTAAGCCTGTTGAGATGCACTGACTACTTCGCCAGCAAAGCAATGGTCAACAGAAGGACCCTGTTAAATCGCATTTGCAGGCTTCAAGGCGCCAAGCACTTTCAGAAAGAATCTGCCAATTTCAAAGAAGTTGTTTCCTCATCCCCATCAACAAACCTAATGTCTCTGTGCAAATACTCACATCTGCTACACTGTCCTCTAAAATCTTTGAAAGGATACTAAGGATAGCATCCTGATTTTCCAGAAGACACTGTCGCACCGTGGTAACTTGTCCACCGAATCTCCAGCAGGCATTTAAGGGTGGGGACTTGATAGTTTTGTGACACGTAATGACGATGGAACAAGGAGTGTAGTGATCTTGAAAGCTCAAAAATGTTTTTGCACATGGTTCTGCCTCCATTGCATGAAGCACTGCTAAGTGCAGCTGGTAAGTATAGCAGTGGATATAGGGAATATATTTACCTATCTTTTGTTGCAATAAGGCCTGGACCCCACCCCTGATCCCACTCATAACTGAGGCCCCATCGTAGCATTAACTAATAATTTGGTCTGCAGTGTAATGTAAGTCAGAAACACGATTTATTATTTCACTTGTgtcactgacagttcagttcatcCAATGGCACTGATGGAATTCAATGATCGGTTACTTCAAAACTGATATCAACCAGAAATCAATATTTTTTTGTGAGGTGAATTTATCTCTTCGTTAATTAATATACTGACAAGTTCTAATGGAGAATGGTAAAtttaaacctattactgtcaTTGCTAAGTGCTAGACTGATTATATAcggaaaaaaaacccacaagaaATTACCCGGATCGACGCAGTAACTGACTACTCCGGAAACAGTATGCTAGACTTCTGAAATCCTAAATCTTGTACAGTACAACAGCATTCGCCCCTTCTGCCTACTAAAACACTGCTTATCAAGCACGTTAGTTTCCAGGGGGTGTCTGCCACTTCCTATGCAGTCGAACAATAATTAATCGAGGACGTCAATTTGGGTACCGACTTGTCCCAAGGGTGTTCCCTAAACAGAGGTTCCTGTACTCAGAAGAGGGGTTctgcaaataattaaaaaatacaaaGATAAGATAAAATCCAAAATTCCTAGCATTtaagttttgatttttttttgtcaggtgAAAGTTTTTATGAACAGATATGTCTGccagaaatttggtgatttttcTTCGCTGTTTGGGTACATTAAACCACATTAAGCTTTTTCACGTTacgcgttttagaatgtccctgTTTGACGTTTGCAAAGCTAAATCTCCGCCTATGTTTAATCTTCGTGGTGCAGGCGGTACATTTGTTTGGGGCATTACCCCTCCCGTGGCCCTGCCTAGAACGGGCTCTGGCCCCGGGCCATTGAGTGTGCCTCCGGTCCTGTAACTACGCCACTTCCTAACTGATCCCGGACTGCGATATGTTCTGGTGTCCGTTCCGATTTTCAGTTTATGACTTTTTTGGTTTTCAAAGTTGTATTAATTCGGTGATAAACGGCACTCCGTACCTTTGAGCGTTTTAATGAGTCTAATAAATCTAGCACTTTCGTGTATAGCTGAGCGATGCTCATTCCTTCCAAGTACCGGCCAGTAACACGCCCATGTGGCTGACTCCACCCGTCATGGTCCTTAAAAGTCGCTCCAAGCAGGACTCCCCTGCAGATCTTACCGGATGAAGGGTCTCTGAGACGGTTTGAGCATGAGGATGATGATGGTTGGGGCTATGAAGATGGTGCGCGTCTTGGGATTTTACAGGACTTCTCAGCGAGTCTGAGCGCGACCGCACCATCCTGAACTTAGTATTACAATTGTAGCTCTTGGAGTATTATTTTACATTTactttattactattattttacattacttttaaaacattgaaatggaAAATTACGAAGAAATCACGTCGTTTTTAGGGGAGTGGGGGCGCTTCCAGAAGTGCGTCTTCTTTCTGCTGAGTCTAACCTTCATCCCTCACGGTTACTTGAATTTATCGATGGTTTTTCTGGCTGCCACGCCGCAACACCACTGCGAAGTGTCCTACACATACGGCGAGAACATCAGCGACTACATCCCGTACGAAGGGACGAGCGGGGACCGGGTACTCAGCAGGTGCAGGCGATACAAGCACCTCAATGGGACCGCGGCTAGCTGGGCAAACGAAACGGAGGGATGCCTGGACGGATGGAGGTTCAGCGCCGACACGTACAAGTCCACCATCGTGACAGAGGTACAGGGGTTTCAGGGGGCAGTGCTGTGTTAGTGGGACCGCTCTTCATGTCTGTTACGTCTCTGATGCAAACCTGCAGTGGAGCTTGGTGTGCGAAGATTCGTGGAAGGCGCCTTTCGCCTCCTCCGTCTTGTTCTTCGGTGTGATGGCAGGCTCCTTAATATCTGGCCAGGTCTCTGACAGGTGAGTTAAACAAGTTGTTCTGCTGATGTATTCATTTTTATGTGTGCATTCACTTTTTCCACCCCTGCTTGTGCCccagaaatatagtaaactaTGTCCCGATAAGTTATCCTTTATATGCATCCTACTAAGTAATCCCGTCACCCAGGTAAAATTCCCTTCTTCCTATCGTCGGACATTGTATACGCGCAATATAATTTCAACTTGCACTACAAAAAACAACCTTTTTTTGATCTTGCAATATTTGATTTATGGTTTTTGCACTCTGTTGAAGTACTGTCTTAAGATGTCTTGCACTATGTCTTTTGTATAATCGCATTCTGTTCATTTCTGAACTCTTATCTGTATGTATCGTAATATTGTTAATATACTTACACCGGACCGCAAACAGTTGTCGTGTGTTTGTACATACTGACAATAAAACGAGTTCTGATTCTGCTATTTCATATGTGATGTGTGTAGTAGGGTGGTccttaaaaatgaaaattttaAAATGCTAGTTTTCATTCCTAATTTTGTTATATAAGATAACATCTCAGGATTTTTTACAAGCATGTTTCGAGGTTGCTTAAGTAGTTTGACTAGTTTACCCTCTGCCAGTAAAACTCGTTAATCTCTCAAGGCATTCATCTgattgttttaaaaaatgtgttgcATCATGTATTTTCCAGTTTAGCGTCAAGGGTGTCGTCTACCATATTGTTCTgtacttattttattttcacgATTGCTTTAACtatatttcttaatgtttggTTCATTTAAATACAAATCGGCCATGAAAAATactgttatttaaaaaattcaaGTAACAACCATGCAATAAGAACTttttaaaatatcacctttagtTGTTCTTAAATTTTGTCATAAATTTAAATCTAGAATATTTCCGTATTTTTACATGGtgtttccatccattttccaaaccgcttatcctactgggtcgcggggggtccagagcctatcccagaaggaatgggcacgaggcagggaacaacccaggatggggggcgagcccatcgcagggcacactcacacaccattcactcacacatgcacacccacgggcaatttagtaactccaattagcctcacaagatctttggactgcggggggaaaccggagtacccggaggaaaccccacaacaacatggggagaacatgcaaactccgcacacatgtaacccaggcggagactcgaacctgggacccagaggtgtgaggcaacagtgctaaccactgcaccaccatgccgtggTTAAATTGACCAAATGTGAGGAAGAGTGGTAGAGAGCACCCTTCATGCtaaactgcaaaaaaaagaaaaatatgtttaGCACATTTTTGCTAATAATCGAATAAATGACCTGAGAGTTTAATGAGGAGTACTGACAGTAGGTGATTTCTGACAGTAGTATTTCACCGTAGTGTAAATTTATTGATCACTGATTACAAACtgcacttttgtttttgttcttatttgtggaaaaaaatattgcaagttaaaaaaaaaagttctttgTTGGTGCGGCCATTTTGTTTTTAGCAAAGTTTGGCTGAAATTTTGCATATCTGGATAATTTCCAGTTAAATGCACGAGTTTAGTTGAATTTGCGATGGCTGAAGGTGCTAGAAGCAAGACTAAAATCTGATTAATAGGACGATTTCTCCAATCTTTGACCTTGTTGAGCAACTTTTAAACATGAATAAAACTACAAAATACAATACATCCCTGGATTAAAGGCTGAGTGCATGAAAAACTGTTATTTTAAATTTTGAATCCTAGCTAATGAGCACCCTAGTGTGTAGAGCGTAGAATGTAGTGGGTGTGTAACTTGATTTGCATCATGAGAATTTAACCTATGGACTTTAACCCAGATCTACTGCCCACCAGGTCCCACCCGCTGTCCCACGTGATTTTCTAGGTGACCAGGTCTTCTCGCATTCCTCTCTTCCTCAGGTTTGGTCGGAAGCTGGTTTTTTTTGGCAGTCTGGTGCTAATGAACACATTTGCAGTGCTTCAGGCGCTCTCTAGCAGCTGGGAGTGGTACTGCACCTTCTACTTCTTTGTGGGAATGGCGCGCACCTCCAGCTACATATCCGGCTTCATCCTCGGTAAAGTCACCCGTTTGCCATCTTAGAAAATGTAGCAGTAGTTGCTCAGTCTTAACCGAACTTACAACCATAGTAAACATTCAAGTATCTTTCAGAAAAACGCCTCCCATCAGAATGTTTCCGGGAAAGTCTGTGTACTTTGGGTGTCCTGCTGGTTAAGGTCAGGGACTTGTATGCCAGGTCTTGTAGAGCAGATCAAGCCCTTAGCAATCAGGCTGCAATGGCGTTGCTCACATGATGTTACGGGGGGGCATGTTTGTGGTGAAGCCTGATCCAACACTGATGCACCGCCGATGCAAAGTGAACAGTCTCATGCTGATCAGACAACTTGTTTTTCCAGAAATACTTACCCAGCGTCCTGGTGAGGAGAGAAATGTCATCAGTGTCACTCATCATCAATTCCCTTTACCATTAAATCAAGCTCCCACCATTGCTAGTGTAGGCAGATCGTATATCATTCACATTCCTTGTTTTATTGCTAGTCTGACATGGTTCTTTGTGTGAATATTGTTCTCTGGCATACAGTATCTTTTGAGTGTCTATAAAAGATTGCATCATATTTTGTAGACTtgataaattaattgaaacttaattaattgaaattgtctttttatttattgaaatagATTTTTCTGTAAGCATTATCTGCATTTTATTTCTGGAATGGAAATGTCTAACTTGGTTTccaaaagactttttttttcctgagttGATGAATGGTTGGTCAGCCTAACCATTTTGACCAAAGCCCTTGATGCAATTATCCAAAGCTATCAACTCACCTGAAAGATGTTGCATTCTGTTTTCCTGTAATGCGATACCTGACAGAGAGCTGCCCATCACAAGCTTTAAGCCGGCAAATCATGTGACGTCTATCCCGGGCCTCGAAACTACTTCCAAGAAGACTGCATAGTCATGAAGCTTCAGGAGTGAAATAAACAGGTTCAGCTGTTTCCCTGTCAGGTTCATCACTTATCGTTTGTTTTGGATGACTGAAGTGTCATCTAGTGGTTGATTAGTTAATATCATTGTGATATCAGTTCTTCCAAGCAGGTATCTGTGTTGGGGAAGTGGAAGATATTTTAGGAGACATAGTGTATATGATAGGTGTATTCCCCAAACTTGGATGCTAGACCCTGACAGGGGTCACATGTTCACATATGATGAGTGTTTTAGAAATGCCAGTTTAATTTATACAACATAGAAGAtggaacccctccccccccagtcacAGAGCTAGGGTAGGATTTGATCCTGTGTTTTGATAACCTGAATATTCCCCGTCCTTCTGGGATCACGGTTAGGCCTTTGACTTGAGTTGCATCAGTGAATCACCTGGGCCTGCAAACTGGGAAAATGGAAAACCATGGCGTCCAGTACCGAGACTTTGATAGCCAGTTTATCAAACGCCAGCCTCGTAATGAGAATGTTGACTTGATGATTGTTAGAGCTAAGAATGACCAGAGACTTTTCAAGGGGCAGatgcttgaggggggttggTCCCTGTTTTGAGGCACTCAGGACTTAAAAGGGAGGCCCTTTCAATGGTTCAGGCAAAAGGGGCTCCCCTAGCAACACATCACTAAtactaataatgataatgacCTTCACACCAATTACCTTAAGTCTGTTGTTGACAATGACCTTCACACCGTAGACCTTCACACCGTAGACCTTCACACCGTAGACCTTCACACCAACGACCTTCACACCAATGACCTTCACACCAACGACCTTCACACCATAGACCTTCACACCAATGACCTTCACACCATAGACCTTCACACCAATGACCTTCACACCATAGACCTTCACACCAATGACCTTCACtctgggtgcttttccactgcgtaAAGTACGGTACTTACGGTACGGTAATTTTGGTACTTTTCATTGACTTCCTTTCGAGTACCAGTACTGAAAGTTTCAGTaccgaaagtgccaaaccagctggggtacttatttggtacttcggtactttggggtgggacttgcaaACGTATTTGCTGTCGAtgggttatgcaaatagcctgccgctGAAAAACAATCGCTGTTCGCCATCTGCGAGAGACGAGGTAAAAAGcaatagaaacaaaaatataagaaaagtaaaatggaaggatggacaaaCGAGGAAACACAGGCTTTAATCGCCATATAGTCGGATAAACAGATCCAGCGGGATGTAGATGCACGACTCGAAATACTTCTTTATTTGCCGTAATAGCAAGCCGCTTGGAAGAAATGGGGCACACGCGAAACACCGAACAATGGCGCTTGAAAATCAAAAAACTTAAGCAGGACTACAGGAAAGTGAAGGATCATAACACGAGTGGCACCGGCAGGAAAACCAACACATACCGGTACCAGcttttacgccagtggaaaaccgacacaaaagaagtaccatacttttggtactttatggaagtaccgaaagtacagtacctggtgcggtggaagAGCGTGCTCTGTTGTTGACAATGACTTTCACACCAATGACCGTCAGTCTGCTGCTGACACCGACCTTCACACTGATTACTTTCACTCTCTTATTTGTATGAACATGACTTACTTTTTAGCTGAACTTTACACAAGGACCACACTGTCCTGTCAACACACTTGCAAGCTGCTAGCTGCATGTTAAACCATTTTTTTCCAGCACTTTCTGAGCTGATGTTGGCACGATCAGAATATCATTAAAGCCATAGAGTtcgtgtgtgtttttgtatgaCCTCTTTCATTCTCATGTTCCCACAGGTTCCGAGCTGCTCGGTAAGTCCACCCGCGTTTTGTTCTCTTCCCTGGGGGTCTGCATCTGCTACGCTCTGGGCTACACCTGCCTCCCCATCTTTGCCTACTTCATCCGGGACTGGCGGATGCTGCTGATGGCCCTGACGATTCCTGGGTTCCTCTGCATCCCACTGTGGTGGTGAGTTTCAGATTCTGTCTAGATCAGTAATAGTTCTAGATTAGCATCCGTTTAAAATCACGAGTAGAATAAAATTCTTTGTAGTAGATCAGCCATCTCTTCAGGGAAAGGTGGAGCTGGCCATTTCCTCTTCACTGATTTGGTTCCTTGAGGCTAAATGTCAGTGATGGTTTTTCAGGATCATACCTGAGTCGCCCCGCTGGTTGCTCTCTCACGGACACGTGGATAAGGCTGACGCCATCATTCGGGCCATCGCCAGAAAGAATGGTGTTGATGCCCCTGAGATTATATTCAAGACGGAGGACGGCTCTCAGCTGGTGAGCAGAAGGTACCATGGTGTGACTGACTATCGGCAGTGGCTGTCACACAGAGAAGCTGTGGAGAGATTTGAGACAGAGGTTGCTGTGGAGGAAAAGATGGGTGATGTAAAGGGTAGGCATAGGGTCAGTAGTGGGCACAACTAACTGAAAAGTTAGCTTTGATATCCACTAATCCGCTAACTCAGAATCACAAAGATAATTAGCGGAAGCTAATGATATCCACTAACCTTTATTATATGAATTTAGCTTCGATTTGGCTTTGGGCTGTGAAACCTAGAGGGCTGAAATTCTAACCAGTTTAGCAAATTAGTTTTTCAGCGCTGGAGCATTTACCAGGGCATTTTTAGGACTTACCCAATTTGGGATCATTGGCTTCCGGAATAAATTTTCTttcaattatatattttttgtgaaatataagttttgaaatatatttttaatatatgttttagtttttgTCAGAGGAGTTTTTGTCAGATATTTTGCCCTCAGTGAGGCCGATTGGGAACTACAAACATGGCGCCGTTTACCCAGAACTAGGGAGGAGGGTCTTAGCTCTTTCTTGGTCTTTAGCACTGtttaaactatccatccatccatccattttccaaaccgcttatcctattgggtcactgTTTAAACTAGAGTACCGGAAATCAGAAAAGTTATGCGACTAAGTAAGAAATCGAGCTTTGTGATGCAGGCCCCAGTTTTCCGCTTAGTTCAGGCTACCCccatttaaatggactttatcttcattcacttacatgcAGCACAGACTTCATTCAATATGACAACGAATTTGCCAGTCACATCAAATATGTGTGATTTTAGGATTTTAGGATTAGGTTAAAATTTATTTACTTTatctgtgaattttttttttgctgatggACCATGCAAGTGGAACTAAATTTAGTGGAAGCTAATTGGTCTGCTAATGGTTTTCAATGTTAGTAGAAACACTAATCCACAAACGAAAAAGTTAGCTTCACGGATTAGCAGTTAGCAGATTAGCAGAAGCCCGCTCCCCACTGGTTAGGTTACAGTAgggttaattttattatttattatattatattcctTGCTGTCAGTTACTGAACTTCACTTTCTTTGTTTTTCATATAGCTAGGAAAAACAGCGCCTCAGAGAGTATACACTATTATCGACCTCATAAGAACAAC
It contains:
- the LOC125720538 gene encoding solute carrier family 22 member 5-like, which translates into the protein MENYEEITSFLGEWGRFQKCVFFLLSLTFIPHGYLNLSMVFLAATPQHHCEVSYTYGENISDYIPYEGTSGDRVLSRCRRYKHLNGTAASWANETEGCLDGWRFSADTYKSTIVTEWSLVCEDSWKAPFASSVLFFGVMAGSLISGQVSDRFGRKLVFFGSLVLMNTFAVLQALSSSWEWYCTFYFFVGMARTSSYISGFILGSELLGKSTRVLFSSLGVCICYALGYTCLPIFAYFIRDWRMLLMALTIPGFLCIPLWWIIPESPRWLLSHGHVDKADAIIRAIARKNGVDAPEIIFKTEDGSQLLGKTAPQRVYTIIDLIRTTNIRNITILNTIIWIVTSMTYYGLSLNTPNMGGDPYLNCFISAVSEIVAYVATWLFMRYTVRRFTLIFLFLLSGVTLLIIKFVPDELDAVVLVLVMVGKGGITAAYCFIYIYSTEMFPTVLRNTGMGAISTATRVGTILSPYIAYIGDYNKVAPYILMGSVTVSVAFLSLLLPETKDSELPELISQVKPIMWCDSESRPSCFHKQTLLSKCASKKSERACTDSLSRESEVSPS